In Rubidibacter lacunae KORDI 51-2, one genomic interval encodes:
- a CDS encoding matrixin family metalloprotease: protein MQWRSRAVVILLGFVLCTVLVWSWLLPSGGSESPLSESPPEISTPPFPELQAHPLPPSLEAWDVTSAGDYFGQVEPTLLGYLVWTEFPVRVWIDRSSESAPTSAGERFGQWRASVLAAVREWSVYLPLTEVEMRDDADIAIARRRPPLAIVRDRITGLTEFGAARTAQTRFEFYARSHPDGSESLLQRMTVEIGPEQSAARTLATARHELGHALGIWGHSPDPGDALYAAHVPESPKISARDINTLKRIYQQPTRLGWLLLTEQTGNRGNDSDDDRSLDGQHARPYIWSQRDRVSRQRG from the coding sequence ATGCAGTGGCGATCGCGCGCGGTAGTTATCCTGTTGGGCTTTGTGCTTTGCACAGTATTGGTTTGGAGCTGGTTGCTGCCGAGCGGAGGCTCTGAATCACCTCTATCTGAATCACCTCCAGAGATCTCCACGCCTCCCTTCCCGGAACTACAGGCACATCCACTGCCGCCGAGCTTGGAAGCTTGGGACGTTACGTCGGCTGGTGACTATTTTGGGCAGGTTGAGCCAACGCTGTTGGGCTATCTCGTGTGGACGGAATTTCCCGTTCGCGTCTGGATCGACCGTTCGTCCGAGTCAGCCCCGACATCAGCTGGCGAGCGATTTGGGCAATGGCGGGCGAGCGTTCTTGCTGCCGTGCGCGAGTGGTCGGTTTATCTGCCGTTGACTGAGGTAGAGATGCGAGACGACGCCGACATTGCGATCGCTCGCCGTCGCCCACCCCTAGCAATCGTGCGCGATCGCATTACGGGCTTAACTGAATTCGGAGCGGCGCGAACGGCTCAGACCCGTTTCGAGTTTTACGCGCGCTCGCACCCGGACGGCTCCGAAAGCCTTTTGCAGCGCATGACCGTAGAGATCGGTCCCGAGCAGTCGGCGGCGCGCACGCTAGCAACTGCACGGCACGAGCTCGGTCATGCTCTGGGGATTTGGGGACACAGTCCCGATCCTGGAGACGCCCTCTACGCAGCCCACGTCCCAGAGTCACCCAAGATCTCGGCTCGCGATATCAACACACTGAAGCGCATTTACCAGCAACCGACGCGCCTTGGCTGGCTGCTGCTGACCGAGCAAACAGGTAATCGCGGCAACGATAGCGACGACGACCGCTCGCTCGACGGACAGCATGCACGCCCTTACATTTGGAGTCAGCGCGATCGGGTTTCGCGCCAGAGGGGGTAA
- the secG gene encoding preprotein translocase subunit SecG, whose amino-acid sequence MKATQLAEIIWVVSAALLVVLVLLHSPKGDGLGGIGGQAQLFTSAKSAEQSLNRITWVLASIFIGLTIVLSAGWLG is encoded by the coding sequence ATGAAAGCTACTCAGCTCGCAGAAATTATTTGGGTCGTTTCGGCAGCTTTACTAGTCGTTCTTGTTCTATTGCACAGCCCGAAGGGCGACGGTCTGGGTGGTATTGGCGGCCAGGCGCAGCTGTTTACCAGCGCGAAGAGCGCCGAGCAATCCCTCAATCGCATCACGTGGGTACTGGCATCGATCTTCATTGGTCTGACGATCGTCCTGAGTGCGGGCTGGCTCGGATAG
- the gpmI gene encoding 2,3-bisphosphoglycerate-independent phosphoglycerate mutase → MTQAPISPVVLVILDGWGERDARKWNAISAAKTPVMDSLRAAYPTTLIRTSGKAVGLPEGQMGNSEVGHLNIGAGRVVPQELVRISDAVEDGSLLTNPVLVDTCKATKARGGKLHLMGLCSEGGVHSHLLHLKGLLDLAKAQGIEDACIHAFTDGRDTNPTDGVQALDLIQGYCQKIGIGQIATVSGRYFAMDRDRRWDRIRKAYEAIVTDGEGDGRTAAQVLKDYYEQDITDEFVPPTRVAPGAVAPGDSIIFFNFRPDRARQLSAAFVRPDFDGFERERIEPLSFATFTQYDATLPVEVAFKPQNLTKILGEVIAERSLKQFRTAETEKYPHVTYFFNGGVEIPFRGEERELVNSPMVTTYDKQPSMSAEAVTDGVCAAIAKQEYAFVVINYANPDMVGHTGNFEAAQEAIESVDLALGRLLDAVGKVGGTMLITADHGNAEYMRDEAGNPWTAHTTNPVPLILVEGEGRKIPGRGGAVELRAGGCLADIAPTILEILQIPQPEEMTGQSLLLPAPVAITPNRMPVRLS, encoded by the coding sequence ATGACGCAGGCACCGATTTCGCCAGTGGTGCTCGTCATCCTAGATGGCTGGGGCGAGCGAGACGCACGGAAATGGAACGCCATCTCTGCTGCCAAGACTCCGGTTATGGATAGTTTGCGCGCCGCATATCCCACAACGCTGATTCGGACCTCTGGGAAAGCCGTCGGTCTGCCAGAAGGGCAGATGGGCAACTCAGAGGTCGGACACCTCAATATCGGGGCCGGTCGCGTCGTTCCTCAAGAATTAGTCAGGATCTCCGATGCCGTGGAAGACGGCTCGCTACTGACGAATCCTGTCCTCGTAGATACATGCAAGGCGACAAAGGCTCGGGGAGGCAAACTGCACCTAATGGGTTTGTGTTCCGAAGGCGGAGTCCATTCACACTTACTGCACCTCAAAGGCTTACTCGACTTGGCGAAAGCACAAGGTATTGAGGATGCCTGCATCCACGCATTCACAGACGGACGCGACACGAACCCAACCGACGGCGTGCAAGCGCTAGATCTGATTCAAGGCTACTGCCAAAAGATCGGTATCGGTCAGATTGCAACGGTGAGCGGGCGCTACTTTGCGATGGACCGCGATCGCCGCTGGGATCGCATTCGCAAGGCATATGAAGCGATCGTGACGGATGGCGAGGGCGACGGCCGCACGGCCGCGCAAGTCCTCAAGGACTACTACGAGCAAGACATCACCGACGAATTCGTGCCTCCGACGCGCGTTGCACCTGGGGCAGTTGCGCCTGGTGACAGCATAATCTTCTTCAACTTCCGACCCGACCGTGCCCGTCAGCTATCGGCTGCATTTGTCCGGCCCGACTTCGATGGCTTCGAGCGCGAGCGCATCGAACCGCTTAGTTTCGCAACATTCACGCAATACGACGCAACCCTACCGGTCGAGGTTGCTTTCAAACCGCAAAACCTGACTAAGATCCTCGGTGAGGTTATTGCCGAACGCAGTCTCAAGCAGTTCCGGACGGCGGAAACGGAGAAATACCCTCACGTTACTTACTTTTTTAACGGCGGTGTTGAAATACCTTTCCGCGGAGAGGAGCGCGAACTCGTCAACAGCCCAATGGTGACGACCTACGACAAACAGCCGTCAATGTCGGCCGAGGCCGTGACAGACGGGGTTTGTGCGGCGATCGCCAAGCAGGAGTATGCCTTTGTAGTCATCAACTACGCCAACCCGGATATGGTGGGCCATACGGGCAACTTCGAGGCCGCCCAGGAAGCAATCGAGTCGGTCGATCTCGCCTTGGGTCGGTTGCTAGACGCTGTTGGCAAGGTGGGCGGAACGATGCTCATCACGGCCGACCATGGCAACGCCGAATACATGCGCGACGAGGCAGGCAATCCCTGGACGGCGCACACGACCAATCCGGTACCATTGATTTTGGTTGAAGGCGAGGGTCGCAAGATTCCCGGCCGCGGTGGAGCAGTCGAGCTGCGTGCGGGCGGCTGCCTGGCCGACATCGCGCCAACAATTCTAGAAATTCTGCAAATTCCACAGCCAGAGGAAATGACCGGGCAATCGCTGCTGCTGCCCGCACCAGTTGCCATAACACCCAACCGCATGCCCGTGCGCCTATCCTAG